In bacterium YEK0313, one genomic interval encodes:
- the scpA_2 gene encoding Segregation and condensation protein A: MAKSPQDAADTLPFEEAPERAASEPAFVVDVEGFEGPLDMLLALARTQKVDLSKISILALATQYLDFIEEARKMRLELAADYLVMAAWLAYLKSRLLLPEPGKGDEPTATELAEVLAFRLHRLQAMREAAAKLMTRHRLGRDVFGRGAPEPVVAIALNRWDVTLYDLLKAYSQQRQKSALSHVHMHKRQVWSLAEARELLERVVGAALDWAPLDSFLMDYLVEPERRATVLASTFASSLELVREGVLEVHQERPLGTLYMRKRREEPGAR, translated from the coding sequence ATGGCCAAGTCGCCCCAGGATGCCGCCGATACCCTGCCTTTCGAGGAAGCCCCCGAGCGGGCCGCCTCGGAACCGGCGTTTGTCGTCGACGTCGAGGGGTTCGAGGGGCCGCTCGACATGCTGCTGGCGTTGGCGCGCACGCAGAAGGTGGACCTGTCGAAGATCTCGATCCTGGCGCTGGCGACCCAATATCTCGATTTCATCGAGGAGGCGCGCAAGATGCGCCTCGAGCTTGCCGCCGACTATCTGGTCATGGCGGCCTGGCTCGCCTACCTGAAATCGCGCCTGCTGCTGCCGGAACCGGGCAAGGGCGACGAGCCCACGGCGACCGAGCTCGCCGAGGTGCTCGCCTTCCGGTTGCACCGCCTGCAGGCCATGCGCGAGGCGGCGGCCAAGCTGATGACGCGCCACCGGCTCGGCCGCGACGTGTTCGGCCGCGGCGCGCCCGAGCCGGTGGTCGCCATCGCGCTCAATCGCTGGGACGTCACGCTCTACGACCTCTTGAAGGCCTATTCGCAGCAGCGCCAGAAGAGCGCGCTGTCGCATGTGCACATGCACAAGCGCCAGGTCTGGTCGCTTGCCGAGGCGCGCGAACTGCTCGAGCGTGTGGTCGGCGCGGCGCTGGACTGGGCGCCGCTCGACAGTTTCCTGATGGACTATCTGGTCGAGCCCGAGCGGCGGGCGACCGTATTGGCCTCGACCTTCGCCTCGTCGCTGGAACTGGTGCGCGAAGGCGTCCTGGAGGTTCATCAGGAGCGGCCGCTCGGCACGCTCTACATGCGCAAGCGGCGCGAGGAGCCGGGCGCCCGCTAG
- the nagZ gene encoding Beta-hexosaminidase — protein MAVHALIVGCADTALTPDEVAFYRDLDPWGLIVFRRNCDNPDQVRRLVDSFRDIGGRADAPVLIDQEGGRVQRLGPPHWPKYPPGRAYSRIAANDPMVGREMARLGARLIAHDLKSVGITVDCLPVLDVPVAGSHAIIGDRAYGDEPGRVAAFGRAAAEGLLAGGVLPVIKHMPGHGRAFADSHDALPVVETPLADLEATDFAPFRTLTDMPLAMTAHVVYTAVDARRPATTSAKVMRQVVRGTIGYDGLVITDDLSMNALAGTLGERTRASFRAGCDIALHCNGKIPEMRAVAEQTPRLAGKAARRAEAALARIRHEAEPLDVEEARARFFDVLERADLKAQAAFAPSHALSV, from the coding sequence ATGGCCGTCCATGCCCTGATCGTCGGCTGTGCCGACACGGCGCTCACGCCCGACGAGGTCGCGTTCTATCGCGACCTCGATCCCTGGGGGCTCATCGTCTTCAGGCGCAACTGCGACAATCCCGACCAGGTCCGGCGGCTCGTCGACAGCTTCCGGGACATTGGCGGACGGGCTGATGCCCCCGTCCTGATCGACCAGGAGGGCGGGCGGGTGCAGCGGCTCGGTCCGCCGCACTGGCCCAAATATCCGCCGGGCAGGGCCTATTCGCGCATTGCCGCCAATGATCCGATGGTCGGCCGGGAAATGGCCCGGCTCGGTGCGCGGCTCATCGCCCACGACCTCAAATCCGTCGGCATCACCGTCGACTGCCTGCCGGTACTGGACGTGCCGGTGGCCGGTTCCCACGCCATTATCGGCGACCGGGCCTATGGCGACGAGCCCGGCCGGGTCGCTGCCTTCGGCCGGGCGGCGGCCGAGGGGCTGCTGGCCGGCGGCGTGCTGCCGGTGATCAAGCACATGCCCGGTCACGGCCGCGCCTTTGCCGACAGCCACGATGCGCTGCCGGTGGTGGAGACGCCGCTCGCCGATCTCGAAGCCACCGATTTCGCCCCCTTCCGCACATTGACCGACATGCCGCTCGCCATGACCGCGCATGTCGTCTACACGGCGGTCGATGCCAGACGCCCGGCCACCACATCGGCCAAGGTGATGCGCCAGGTCGTCCGTGGCACGATCGGCTATGACGGCCTTGTCATCACCGACGATCTCTCGATGAACGCGCTGGCCGGCACGCTCGGCGAGCGCACCCGGGCGAGCTTCCGCGCCGGCTGCGACATCGCCCTGCATTGCAACGGCAAGATCCCGGAAATGCGCGCGGTCGCGGAACAGACGCCGCGCCTTGCCGGCAAGGCGGCCCGGCGCGCCGAGGCGGCACTCGCCCGCATCCGCCACGAGGCGGAGCCGCTCGACGTCGAGGAGGCGCGCGCGCGCTTCTTCGACGTGCTGGAACGGGCCGATCTCAAGGCCCAGGCGGCTTTCGCGCCGAGCCATGCGCTCAGCGTCTGA